The genome window CCCGCGCGAGGCGGTGACGACCACCATGGCGACGCTGACCAGGTAGAGCGGGAACCGGCCGACCATGCTCCAGAACACCGGGGTACGCATGACCTTGTCGCGCACCACGGCCATGAGCGGGTTCCGCGTGGCCGCGGGTTCCGGGGGAACCGATTCCTCAGCCGCACCAGCAATCGGCACTTCCACAGACGTCGTAGACGACACCCGGCTCACCCCTCAGCCGTTCGTCGAGCGTCGATCAGGTCGGCGATCTCCACCACGGTCGACTCGCCGACCAGCTCGGCCACCGTCAGCTCGACCGAGGTCGCCTTGAGGATGCTGAACTGCAGCGCGATCACCTGCACCGACACGGCGCCGAGCGCGCGCAGCGTCCGGGTGTCGATCTCTTCGGACTCGGGCACTCGCAGGACGTCCCGGATCATGACCCGCAGACGCGACAGCGTGGTCAGGCGGTTGTCGAGGGTCTTCTGCACTTCGATGACTCCTTATGAGATGGACGGTGCCGCGGATCCGGCCCGGAGCAGGACGCACACCCGGAACCCGGACACGCTCGAGGCCAGCAGGTAGAGCCCGCCCTCCCGCACGCCGCCGGCGGACCGGCGGTCGGCGAGGTTGATCAGCGGATCCGCGGCGAAGCAATGCCCGACCCGGGCGATGTTCGAGGTCTCCAACTGCGAGAGCCGGAAGCCGGCCTGTACTTCCTTGATCGTCACCACGGGGAGATAAATGTTGTTGTGCAACAGGCCGTCGATCGCTTCAACGCCCACGCCGGCCTCGGCGAACAACCGCTCATTGGCCACGCGCGCCAGATCAGCGCTGATCTCGGTGACGGTGCCGAGCGTGGCCGGATCCAGCGCGCTGGCATCGGCGACCCACTCGTAGGATTCCGGAGCGCCGGCGACCGGCTCGGTCACCAGACAAGCGGCCGCGCCATCGCTGAACAACGCGAACTCGGTGAGCCGCTCGGATTCGTCGGCGACCCGGTCCGCGGTGATCACCAGCACGGTCCGCTGCCGTCCCCCGGCGACCAGCGCGGCAGCGGTCTGGAGCCCGACAAGCAGGTTCGCGCACCGGTTCAGCGTGACCCCGGTGACCGGCACGGGCCCGAGGCCCAATCCCTGCAAGACCGACGCGATCAGCGTGCCGTGCGCGGCGATCTCGGCGGGGAACCGAGTGGAGCACAGCACCAGCGCGTCGACCTCGGAGGGCTCGACGCCAGCCGCGTCCAGGGTCCGGCGGCCGGCTTCCACAGCGAGTTCGGCAATGGACAGCGCCGTACGGTGCACCTGGCCCCAACCCCACAACTCGGGATCAGGCACCATCAAAGCCCGGTCGACGAAATCGGCGAACCCCTCGATCTCGTCGTGCTTCATCGTGATCTCGCCGAGCACGTACCGGGGCGCGCGAAGGCATACCGCAATACTCTGGTTCACCGCCATCTCACGCCAACTTCCGACGCAGGAAGTCAGCGATCAAGCCCATGGCGTCCCGCGCAACGGGAAGGATCGACGACAGGGCAAGGAACCCGTGCGTCAGATCCTCGTAGTGGTGAAACTCCACCGGCACACCAGCCCCGGTGAGCACATCGACATAGTCCTTGCCCTCGTCGGCAAGCGGACAATACTCGGCGGTCATCACCAGCGCGGCCGGAAGCCCGCTGTGATCGGCCGCGTCCAGCGGCGAGGCCAAAGGCGATTCACCGTCGGCGCGTTCGGCGAGATACACGTCCCAGAACCATTCCGACGAATACGCGTTGAAGAACATCGGGTCTTTGTTCTCCCGCATGGACTTCGTGTCCGCGTACGCACGAAAAGGCGGATAGACCAGCACCTGCGCGGCGATCTCCGGCCCGTCCTCATCGTCCTTGGCCAGCAACGTCATCGCCGCGGCCAGATTGCCGCCGGAGCTGTCTCCGCCGACGGCCAATCGCGAGCCGTCGGCACCAAGCTCGCCGGCATGCTCCGCGACCCACTTCACGGCGGCATAGCAGTCCTCGACCGCTGCCGGGAACGTGTGCTCGGGCGCCAGGCGATAGCCCGCGGACACCACCGTGCACGGCACCATCTTGGCCAACGCACGACAGATCGCGTCCGACGTCTCCAGCGAACCGACAACCCAGCCGCCGCCGAAGAAGTACATCAGCACCGGAAGCGGAGTCTCGCTCTGCGGGCGGTAGACCCGGATCGGCTGCTCGCCGGCCGGGCCCGGAACGCTCAGCTCGAAGATCTCTTCGGGGTGGTCGTGCCAGGTCCAGGCAGTGGCCTCGGTCTCCGCATCCGCCTTCCGGGCCGCGTCTATGCTCATCGTGTAGAGCGGCGTGAATCCGGTCTCGACACGAAACTCCCTGACACGCTTGATAATCGGGTCAAGCGGCATTGAAGGTTTCCCCCATCCTGAGGCATCGCCGATGCGCACCGGTGGGCCGGACGGCGAATCGGTCCATTGTGAAAAAATGCTACGGAGCCACCGGAGCACGCGTATCCGCACCACGTTCGCCCGCCAGGGCGTATCCCGTGGGGATCTCCTCCAGCCGGGTAATCAGCTCGCTGACGCGCGCCGGCTCAGGATGTGCCGTGATGCGGTAGTCAAGCGTGTCCAACACGGACGCGACACGATCCCGCAGATGACTCACGGAATCACCGCCGAGCGCGAACCGGATGAAGAAGTTCTCCTTGTCCAGGCTGGTGATCCGGAACCCGTCGGCGGCCTCCGCGTCGATGACGCCGGGCAGCGCACGCAGGTCCTCGGCGGTGGTCCTGATCTCGACGACGCCGAGCCGGTCCGCCTCCACGTCGAACAGGCCGATGACCGGATGGTCGCGCAGCGGGGCCACGCCTTCGGCCGGGAGGGCGAATTCGCCCAGCGCCATGGAGACGAACGCCTCCATCGGGTCGATCCCGCTGAGCTCGCGGATCACCGCGGAGTACATGCCGCCGGCCGGCCGCGGGTTGATCTCCACCAGCTCCGGCCGACCGTCCAGGTCGACCCGAGCCTCGATGTGCATCCAGACCTGGTCCAGGCCCAGGTCCGCGGCGAGCGTGCCGATCATCTCCGTCAGGGCTTCCACGCCGGCCCGCACATGCTCCTGTTGCGGCGGCTGGATCTGGAGCCCCGCATTGTGATGCCGCCGGTCATCGTGCTCGGGCCGCTCGACCGCCATGAGCGGATGGAAGCGGCCGGCCAGGACGGGGCCGTCCACCGAGAACTCCGTCCCCGGCAGGAACGCCTCGATGATCAGCTCGGTGCCGGCCAGGCCCAGGTCGGCCAGGTGCCTCTGGTAGGCCAGGAGTTCGGCCCGGCTGTCCACCCGCTCGACCAGCCACGAGGCCGCGCTCTCGCGGGAGGGTTTGACGATGGCCGGGAAGAAGTCCGCCGCCGCCGGATCGTCGGTGAAGCGCATGGCGGACAGATTCAGGGCCCGCATACGCTCGCGGACCAGGGTCTTGCTGGCCAGGACGTCGTGGCCGGCGCTGACGCCCGGCAGGCCGTAGTGCGCGGCGAGGACGCCCTGCCAGGGCATCAACGGCTCGACCTGGTTGACGACGGCGATCGGGACGATGCCGCGTTCGTCGAGCCGGGCGATGAGGGCGGCCGGGTCCTCGCGGTCCCAGTCCACCAGGACATGGTCGTCGCATTCGTCGCGGATGCGGTCCTCGGAGGAGGCCGAGACCAGAACGGTCCGCAGGCCGCGGGCCTTCACCTGTTCGACCGCCAGGGCCACGCTGCTGGCGTTGATCCACTTGGAGAGGATGAGCACGGATTTCACGTCGTCACCTTCACGAGGTCGAGCTACAGGTCGAGCTACAGGTCGAGCTACAAGGAGTGGACTTCCCCCGCGTTCGCCGACGGGTCTCCCGGCCACAGCCGGAGTTCCCCCAGGTCCGGACGCATCACCACCGCCGCGACGGTCCGCTCGCGCCGGATGTCCCCGTTGTCCGGCACGAAGATCGGCCGCGCCGCCAGGAGCCGGTGATGGCCCGCGACGTCACCCGCCTCCGGGATGCCGGCCTTGAGCACCGTCTCCAGACGCCGCTTCGAGGAGTTCTTGGCGAAGACGTTGATCTCGTCCCGCGCCGCGAAGTCCGGATCCAGGAAGTGGTTGGTGTGCACCAGTTCGCCGCCTTCGAGGACCCGGCGTTCGGAGCCGAGCGCCTCGACGCAGACAGTCCGGTACGCGCCGCAGATCATGAAGGACCGCGAGCTGGCCAACGGCAGGCCGCGCAGGATCTCGACAGCCTGATCGACGGTGTCGGCGGTGTCCAGCACGTGCCGGATCGCCAGGTACGGCGGGACTCCCGGCTCCCAGTCGCCGCCGAGCACGAGGTTCAGGCCCACGGCGACGCCGGCGTCGTTGACCCCGAGGTAGCCCAGGAGCCCCGCGAAGCTGAGCACCAGGGAGCGGTGCCGCGGCCCGGAGACCGCCAGGACGGCGATCTGGTCGTCGAGGTTCCCGTTCAGATCGACGGTCTGCGCCAGCACCGGCCGGCCCAGCACCGAGGCGTAGGTCGTGCAGTCCCCGCCGGTGACCCGGCTGTATCCGAGCACTTCCCGGCGCAGTTGCAGCAACCAGGCCGCGTCCCGGTCGATGTCCGCCCCGGCAGCCAGGCCGTCGATCTCCTCGGCGAGCTCCGGCAGGACTTCGCCGACGACGGCGCGGTGGGCTTCGATGGCCGGGCGTAGCGAGTCCAGGTCCAGGGGACGAGCTGTACCCGTACCCGTATCTGTACCCGTACCCGAGACTGTGTCTGCATCCGTATACGCATCGGTGAGATGCCCGAGGCGCGCGAGCGAGTCGTCCAGGAAGGCGCGCAGCCGTCCGCCCGCCGCACGCCCGTGGGTGTACCCGCGGGCGTGCGGCGATCCGGAGAGCTCCAGGAACTGCGCGCTGGTCACGCGCATGGATTGCCAGCCTTGCCGGTTCGGCTGAGCTGGTCCTGGATCGAGGGCCATTCGGCGCGGAGCACCGAATAGTAGATCGCGTCGCGCCGCCGCCCCTCGGGCATCGGGTTGAAGCCGCGCAGCACGCCTTCCTCGAAGGCGCCGATGTTGCGCAGTCCGGCGCGGGCCTGGAGGTTCAGCACATCGGTCTTGAACTCGACGCGCTCGGCGCCCAGGACGTCGAAGGCGTGCCGCATCAGCAGGTACTTGACCCACCGGTTGACGCCCTTGCCCTGGAAGTCGGTGCCGAGCCAGGACCAGCCGATCTCCAGCCGCAGATCGGGCTCGGAGAGGTTGCCGTAGCTGGAGCTGCCGGCGACCAGCCCGGTGCCCTTGTCGACGACGACGTAGCACGCGCGCTTGCCGCTGCTCTGGTCGGCGAGCATGGCGTCGAAGAACTTCTCGAAGTCCGCGTCGGTCTGGACCCGGGAGACGAAGTACGTCCAGATCCGGTCGTCGAAGGCGATCTTCCGCAGCGCCGCGCGGTCGTCCTCGGTGACCGGATGGAGCTCGACGTGCTCGTTCTCCAGGAGCGCGGAGGCATTCTGGTTCCAAGGCAGGTGGCTCAAGGGGCTCACCCCTTCTGCCCGGCGTGCGGCCGCAGGGCGCCCACGACGCTGCCGAGCGTGCGCATGCCGGCCAGGTCGTCCTCGGTGAAGTTGTCCAGGCCGACGTCGGCCGCCTTGCACAGCGAGGTCAGGAACAGGACCTTGTTGAGCGAGGTGATCCCGTAGGTGTTCACCAGGTCCTCCTCCAGGTCCAGGGCCGCGGGGTCGGGATGGTCGCGCAGCACCCGGGAGAGCCGTTCGCGGGCCAGGGTTTCGAGGGCAGCGGTTTCGAGGGCAGCGGTTTCGAGGGCAGCGGTTTCGAGGTCAGCGGTTGCGAGGTCAGCGGGCATGGATGCCTACCTTCGGGTCGTCGATGAGGTCGCGGTGGCGCTCCGCGATGCGGATCCGGATCGGCTTGAACTGGGATGTCAGGAGCCCGTTGTCGATGGTGAACGGCTCGGCGGCGACCACGACGCGGCAGATGCGCTCGTCGGCCTCGCCGGCGGCGTTGACGGCGTGGAGCGCCTCGGCGATCGCGGCGGTGTCGCTCCCGCCGGGATGCGGCGAGACGACGGCGACCAAACCGGCCGGGCTCGGGTGGTACAGGACGCACTCGGCCACCGCGCCGGTGTCGCGGAACCGGGTCTCGATGGGCCTGACGATGATCTTCTTGGCGTTGTCCAGGACGATGACGTCGTCGGCGCGCCCGAGGATGTAGAGGAACCCGTCCTCGTCCAGGCGGCCGAGGTCGCCGGTGCGGACGACGCCGCCGGGGGTGAACATCCGCTCGCTGTCGCCGGGCGCGGCGTAGGTGTAGGCGGTGTTGACCGGGTGGTCGCTGCGGACGCAGACCACGCCCTCGTCGTCGATGACGATCTGCTTGCCGGGCAGCGGCCGGCCGACGCTGCCCTCGCGGTGCGCACCGGGGTGGTTCTTGGTGGTGATGCAGGTTTCGTTGAGGCCGTAGCCCTCGTAGAGGGGAAGGCCCGCCTCGGTGTAGAACCTGAGCGTTGCCTGGTCGGCGGGCGCCGAACCCGTCCACAGGTAGCGGACGCGGTCGCCGAACAGCTCCTGAGCGGCTTTCCCGGTCTCGACGCCGTCGGCGATCAGGTCTTCGATGTGCCGCTTGGCGGTGTCGAAGAAGGCCGGAACGCCCATGACGACGGTGGGCCGGATCGCCGACATCACCGCGAACACCGACTGGTACGTCGTGATGGTGATGTCGTGTCCCCAGTACAGCGCGGAGTAGAGCCAGTAGCGCTGTTGGAGAAGGGACAACGGAAGGAAAGTCAGGATGTTGTCGCCGGGCTGGTGGTCGAACAGACTCTGCACCGCGTGCAGGGAGGAGTCGATGCTGCCGGCTGTGGCTTCCAGTCCCTTGGGGACCCCGGTGGAGCCGGAGGTGAACTTGACGGTGGTGCAGTCCGTGGCGCCCCACACCGCCGGCTCGAACTCGCCACTGTTGTCAGCTTCCTGCGAATCGCCGGTGACCGTCGCGATCGGCACCGCCTGGGGCGGGGCGTCGTCCGGCAGCTGCACATCCGTGTAGAGCAGGTCCAGGTCGTAGCCCTGGATCAGGTCGGCGTCGGGACTGAACTTGCCGGGTTCGAACCCCGCGGTCTGCGCCTTGACCATGAGGCAGGCGACATCGAGCAGGGCCCACTCCATGCGGTTCGCCGACAGGATGCCGACGCGGTCGCCGCCACCGATGCCCCGGCGGCGCAGCGCGGCCGCGACGGCGCGCGCCCGGTCGTGGAACTCGGCGAGCGGCCAGGTGATGCGGTGGCCCAGGCCCGTGACGGTGATGGTGCCCTCGTGCGCGGGCCGGGCCGCGACGATGCGGTTGATGATCGATTCGGTCATCGCCGGACGTCCGCGGCGAAGAAGGCGGTGCCCGTCAGGGTGCTGCGACTGCCCGGCTCGACCAGGTCGGCGGTGTCCGGCCAGCTGTCGATCGCCGGGATGCCGAGCGCGGCGGCCAGCTTGGCCGAGAAGCGCGGCAGCACCGGGGCCGAGGCGGTGGCCAGCAGCCGGGCCGCGGCCAGCTCCAGGGCGATGGCGGTGCGGGCCTCGGAGCTCCAGCGGTCCAGCCCGGCCAAAGCGGCCTGCTGGCGGGAGAAGGCCCGCACGTCGTCGACGATCTGGTCGAGCACGGCCGCGGCGGACCGCAGCGAGAAGCCCTCGGGGTTGAGCGCGGCGGTGGCCTCGTCGAGCCGCAGTGACAGCCGGGCCAGGAACGCGGTGTGCTCGCCGGTCCAGGTGCCCGCGTCGGGGGCCACGCCGTCGTAGCGGGAGTCGAGGCGCCGGCCCAGATCGTGCAGCCAGTCCTGCCACCGGCCGACGAGGGTGTCGGCGCACTCGCGGGCGAAGTCGGCGCGGCGGAAGTCGGTGCGCTCGCCTTCGGGGCGGGTGCGGGACAGGTAGAAGCGGACGGCGTCGACCGTGTCAGGGGTCAGGATCTCCTTGCCCCAGATGGCGTGCCGCCGGCTGGTGGAGAACTTCTGGCCCTCCAGGAGGTAGAACTCGTTGACGTGGTAGTCGATGTCCGGGTCCCACTCCGGGTACGCCAGCTGGTACAGGACCGGGTAGAGGATCGAGTGGTAGAAGCTGTTGTCGTACCCGAAGAAGTGCACGATCTTCCAGTCGCGCGAGGGCTCCTCGCGGGACCAGCGCTCCCCCAGCTCGGCGCCGAGGCGTTCGATGCCGTGCAGGAAGCCGTAGCTCATCTCCGGCCAGACCCAGATCACCTGGCCGTCCAGGCCGGTCTCGGCGGGCCGCACCCCCCAGTCGGAGGGATGCGAGACCGGCAGGTCCAGCCGCTCGTGGGCGAAGACCCGCTGGGCCAGCTCGCGCAGCCGGACCGGGACCCGGCCGAGCCGGTGGTGGGCGGCGACCGCTTCGGCGAACTCGTGCAGCGGCAGCGTGTAGCGCTCGGCCTCGCCCTGCTTGGGCGCCTTGCCGCTGATGCCGGAGGCCGGGTCGACGAGGTCCGCGACCAGGTTGGGCTCGCCGCACTCCTCGCAGATGTTGCCGCCGGCGTGGCTGAAGCACGCGGGGCAGGTGCCGCCGACGTTGACCTCGTAGAGGTACTCGTCCGTCTCGCCGTCGAACAGGGCGGGCGTCGCCTTGGGGCTGACGTGCCCGGAGCCGACCAGACGCGTGAAGTAGTCCTGGAGGCCCTCGGAATAGCCCTGCTCGACGCTGGTGACGTAGTACTCGTCGACCCCGATGTCCATCGCCTTCAGCGTCGCGGCGATCTCGGCGGAGTAGTGGGCCGCGGCCTCGGCCGGAGTGGTGCCGTCCTTGGCCGCGACGGCCGTGACGTAGCTCTGGAAGTCGTCGCTGCCGGTCAGGTGCCAGGCCCGGTTGCCGAGCAGGCGCTGGTAGCGCACGTAGACGTCGGCACCGAGGTAGGGCCCTGAGAGGTGGCCGAGGTGCAGGTCCCCGTTCGGCGTCGGGGGCGTGGAGAACACGAACTGCGGACGGTCGGTGTGGTTCGGGCGGATGCGCGACTGCGCCGAGGCCCGGGCCCGCGCCGAGTCGCGCCAGTACTGCGTGAAGAAGATCAGGTCCACGTCGCCGGTGTTGAGGATGGTGTGCCCCTCGAACGGCTCGCACAGCACCACGGTGCCGGGCTGGACCAGGTGGGTCCGGCCGTCCAGGGTCAGCTCGCCGACGCCGGCGACGATGACGAAGAACTCGGTCTCGTCGTGCCCGTGGCTGACCGTGGCGGTGCCGGGCGCGACCCGTCCCCAGCCGGCGCCGACGCCGATGCCCTCGACCGTGGACATCTCGATGCCGAAGGCTGCGTACAGCTCGGATTCGTTATAGGTGTTCAGGATCATGACTGCCTCTGTAGTGGCCGGGAGAGAACTCGGGTCGGGGTGAGGTCCAGGGCGGCGACGGTCTCGGCCGCGATCGCCGGGGCCAGCCGGTAGCCGGAGCCGCCGGCGGCGCCGGCGAAGACCAGGCCGGGCCGCAGCTCGGCGACGACCGGCTCGCGCCGGGGGCCGTAGGCGTCGCAGAAGACCCGGCCCGAGGTGCACCGGGCCGCCAGGTCCGGGGCGTACCGGCTCAGGACCGCGCGGGCCTGGCCGAGGTCGGAGGGCTCCAGGACCAGGCCCGCGTCGTCGGGGCTGACGTCCCAGCGGTCGCAGGTGTAGCTGAACAGGAAGTGGCCGCGCTCCGGGAGCGGCAGGAGGAAGGCGTCCTCGTCGTGCAGGATCGTCATCGGGTCCTGCGGCCCGGGCTGGGCCGCGATGTGCGCCGCGACGATCTTCTTGACCCGCATGCCGAGCGGGGCGAGAAGGCCGGCCCACGCGCGGTGGCCGATCCACGGCCCCGGGGCCAGGACCACCCGGCGGGCCAGCACCTGGCGGCCCTGGCTCAGGGTGAGCAGGTGCCCGTCGCCCGAGGAGAGTTCGGCGACCTCGGTGCCTTCCAGGATCTGCACGCGGTCGCGCAGCCCGGCCAGGACGCGGCCGGCGACTCCCTGGACGTCGGCGTACTGGCATCCGTACACCGGCCAGGTGTCGGTGCCCTCCGGCAGCGACCAGCCGGCGGGCAGGCCGGCCGAACCGGTGGGGGTGCCCAGCCTCAGGTAGGCGGTGGCGACCGCGGCGGGGTTGGCGGAGGCCACGGTGGCGTCCACCGCCCGGATCGGCAGGTCCAGCTCGCCGGCCAGGCGCTGCCAGGCGTCGTGGGAGTACTCGGTCAGGGCCCTGACCCGCGCGGTCGCCCCGCGCGGGAAGTGGACGCCGGCCGAGCGCGCCGAGGCGCCCTGGCCGATCATGCCGCGTTCCAGGACGGCGACGCTCAGGCCGGGGTCGGCGGCGAGCGCCGAGTGCGCGACGAGCGCCCCGATGACTCCGCCGCCGACGATCGCGAGATCCACCGTGTCGGCCAGGTCCACCGTGTCGGCCGTTTCGGCCAGGTCCACCGCGTCCACCGCGTCCACCGCGTCCACAGTCAGGACCGCCCGCTCTTGGCCGACCAGTCGATGAACGACATCGCCAGCTCCGGGGAGCTGTTGCCGCGCAGCCGGTCGGCGATCCGCTGCGCCCGCCACGCGTTCAGGCTCAGGTTCACGTCCGGCAGGCCGCGCTGGCCGCGCACCGCGTTCTGCATGAAGATGTTCCGGTCCGGCGGGCCGTCCCAGGTGACGGCGAAGTCCTCGTCGACGCGGACCTCGCCGTTCGCGGTCTGGATGCGGTCCAGCAGCGGCTCCAGGAACGTCTTGGGGGCGGGGCGGAAACCCGTCGCCCACACCACCGCGTCCACCGGGAGGACCTGGTTCTGACCGGTCTCGTCGTTGTGGCGCAGCGTCAGTTCGTAGAACCCGGCCGAGGTGCGGTCGGCGGCGACCACGGTCCGGTTGGGCAGCAGCCCGAACCGGTGCTCGTCGCGCTCGACGAACTGCAGCCGGTACAGGCCCTGGTAGATCGCGCGCAGGGTCGACTCGGAGATGCCGTCCGAGCTCAGCAGGTGCGCCGAGTTGAGCTCGGCGCGCTTGTCCTCGGAGAGCCGGTAGAAGTAGTCGGAGTACTCCGGCATGTAGAAGTCGTTGGTGAAGGTCGAGTCGTCGATCGGGAAGTAGTTGCGGCGCCGGGAGACCCAGGAGACGCAGGCCGGGCGCTCGGTCTCGGACCGCGAGATCAGGTCCAGGAAGGCCTCGGCCCCGGACTGGCCGCCGCCGATCACCGCGACCCGCTTGCCGGCCAGCCCCTTGGCCTGCCGCAGGAACTGGCTGACGTGGAAGTGGCCGGCGCCCAGGTACGGGGCCGCCAGGTCCGGCACCCAGGGCACGGTGCCGACGCCCACGGCTATGTTGTCCGCGGTGACCTGCCGGCGGTCGGTGGTGACCCGGAAGACGCCGTCGAACGCGACGTCCCGGACGCTCTCGGAGAAGACCACGTTCTCGTTGGTCTGGGCCGCCCAGGCCAGGTAGTTGCGGAACTCGGTGCGCGGCACCGCGGCGAACTGGGCGTTCAGGAAGTGGTACATCCGGCCGTGCTCGTGCAGGTAGGACATGAACGAGAAGCGGTTGGTCGGATCGGACAGGCTCACCAGGTCCTTGAAGATCGACACCTGGAGCGTCGCGCCGGTGATGAGCTGGTCGTCGTGCCAGGTGAAGGACGGCTTGCGGTCGAAGAAGAGGTTCGGCTGCCCCCGGTCGCCGTGCAGCAGCGCGGCCAGCGCCAGGTTGGCCGGGCCCGCGCCGATGCCGACGAGCCGGAGATGGGGCGAGTTCGGGATGGAACCGGAAGCCTTCATTGACTTCGGCACTGACTTCGGTACAGGTCCCACGTCAACTCCTTTCGAGACTCACAGGGCGTCGGCGATCGTCATCTCGATCACTTCGGAGGATCCCTCGTAGATGCGCAGGGAACGGATCTGGCGGTACAGGCGCTCCACGGCGCTGCCCGCGACGAGGCCGGCGGCCCCGAAGATCTGGACGGCGGCGTCGACGATCTCGCCGGCCGCCTCGGTGCTGTAGAGCTTGGCGGTCGAGGAGTGCTTGGCGTGCTCCAGCCCGCCGTCGATCGCCCACGCGGCGCGGGCGGTCAGCAGCGAGGCGGCGGAGAGTTTGACGTCCATCTTGGCCAGCGAGGATCGGACGAGCTGCAGGTCCGCGAGCCGGCGGCCGTACGCCTTGCGGGTGCGGGCGTGCTCCAGCGCGAGGTCGAAGGCGCGCCGGGCGAAGCCGATCGCGGCGGCGGCCACGGTCGCCCGCGCCTGTTCCAGGATGTCCAGCGCCACCACGAAGCCCTGGCCGCGTTCGCC of Catenulispora sp. MAP5-51 contains these proteins:
- a CDS encoding lysine N(6)-hydroxylase/L-ornithine N(5)-oxygenase family protein; this translates as MKASGSIPNSPHLRLVGIGAGPANLALAALLHGDRGQPNLFFDRKPSFTWHDDQLITGATLQVSIFKDLVSLSDPTNRFSFMSYLHEHGRMYHFLNAQFAAVPRTEFRNYLAWAAQTNENVVFSESVRDVAFDGVFRVTTDRRQVTADNIAVGVGTVPWVPDLAAPYLGAGHFHVSQFLRQAKGLAGKRVAVIGGGQSGAEAFLDLISRSETERPACVSWVSRRRNYFPIDDSTFTNDFYMPEYSDYFYRLSEDKRAELNSAHLLSSDGISESTLRAIYQGLYRLQFVERDEHRFGLLPNRTVVAADRTSAGFYELTLRHNDETGQNQVLPVDAVVWATGFRPAPKTFLEPLLDRIQTANGEVRVDEDFAVTWDGPPDRNIFMQNAVRGQRGLPDVNLSLNAWRAQRIADRLRGNSSPELAMSFIDWSAKSGRS
- a CDS encoding NAD(P)/FAD-dependent oxidoreductase; its protein translation is MDAVDLAETADTVDLADTVDLAIVGGGVIGALVAHSALAADPGLSVAVLERGMIGQGASARSAGVHFPRGATARVRALTEYSHDAWQRLAGELDLPIRAVDATVASANPAAVATAYLRLGTPTGSAGLPAGWSLPEGTDTWPVYGCQYADVQGVAGRVLAGLRDRVQILEGTEVAELSSGDGHLLTLSQGRQVLARRVVLAPGPWIGHRAWAGLLAPLGMRVKKIVAAHIAAQPGPQDPMTILHDEDAFLLPLPERGHFLFSYTCDRWDVSPDDAGLVLEPSDLGQARAVLSRYAPDLAARCTSGRVFCDAYGPRREPVVAELRPGLVFAGAAGGSGYRLAPAIAAETVAALDLTPTRVLSRPLQRQS